From the genome of Streptomyces sp. NBC_01775, one region includes:
- a CDS encoding ArsR family transcriptional regulator has translation MITIPLSANQLAATRFAVSPLMQAAAVLHPHRPRVMGDGSLSYAEVSRVLQDQRLQLLAAMRQLVHAFAPVFYAPVFLTPPAPAGRTPEPEEDLHRVASAPSRLVASQLGSLLDVQPQHSHADFTARRILRRAADRGEVDFADRLARELDTFWLRGLSRSWSAVAARAADDIALRTQLLAEHGLGYALGSLHETVRHGNGALRLLDRHSAEVSAGGNLVLFPSPWAHTWLLSVDPQGRRPVYLIYPTSAGTASAPSGAANRSRGGSTTRDVLLADLKVPRTTTQLAAMHDLHPSTVSYHLAFLHRAGLITRVRDRNSVYYQHAKPLDTLASAEGTQ, from the coding sequence GTGATCACCATCCCGCTGAGCGCGAACCAGTTGGCGGCCACCCGTTTCGCGGTTTCCCCGCTGATGCAGGCAGCTGCTGTGCTGCACCCGCACCGGCCGCGGGTGATGGGCGACGGTTCCTTGTCATATGCCGAGGTCAGCCGTGTGCTGCAGGATCAGCGGCTTCAGTTGCTGGCCGCGATGCGTCAGTTGGTGCATGCCTTCGCTCCGGTCTTCTACGCCCCTGTCTTCCTGACGCCTCCGGCTCCCGCGGGTCGGACGCCGGAGCCGGAGGAGGATCTGCATCGTGTCGCTTCCGCTCCTAGTCGGCTGGTGGCCTCGCAGCTCGGCAGCCTTTTGGACGTGCAGCCCCAGCACAGTCACGCCGATTTCACGGCCCGACGGATCCTGCGCAGGGCCGCTGATCGTGGTGAGGTTGACTTCGCGGACCGGCTGGCCCGAGAACTGGACACATTCTGGCTTCGGGGTCTTTCCCGATCCTGGTCGGCAGTCGCGGCACGGGCGGCGGACGACATCGCGCTGCGCACCCAGTTGCTCGCGGAGCACGGTTTGGGGTACGCGCTCGGTTCGCTGCACGAAACCGTCCGCCACGGCAACGGCGCTCTGCGTCTGCTCGACCGGCACAGTGCCGAGGTCTCCGCCGGCGGGAACCTGGTCCTGTTTCCCTCGCCTTGGGCGCACACCTGGCTGTTGAGTGTCGACCCGCAGGGGCGGCGCCCCGTGTATCTCATCTACCCCACAAGCGCCGGCACCGCCTCCGCCCCGTCCGGGGCAGCGAACCGGTCACGGGGAGGCTCCACCACCCGCGATGTGCTGCTGGCCGACCTCAAGGTGCCGCGGACCACCACTCAGCTCGCGGCCATGCACGACCTCCACCCTTCGACCGTCTCCTACCACCTCGCCTTCCTCCACCGAGCAGGGCTGATCACACGCGTCCGAGACCGCAACTCCGTGTACTACCAGCATGCCAAGCCTCTTGACACGCTCGCATCGGCAGAGGGTACGCAGTGA